One Sodalinema gerasimenkoae IPPAS B-353 DNA segment encodes these proteins:
- the cobW gene encoding cobalamin biosynthesis protein CobW has translation MPAKLPVTVITGFLGAGKTTLIRHLLQHNQGRRIAVLVNEFGEVGIDGDLLRSCQVCDEDEDSGSNILELANGCLCCTVQEEFLPTMQELLLRRDRLDNIVIETSGLALPKPLVQAFRWQEIRTGATVDGVVTVVDCEAIAEDRLVSDLPALEAQRQADDSLEHETPLEELFEDQLNCADMVLLTKCDRVADDRYYQIRTWLESQVRPGVKLVPCHQGEIESSVLLGFNASVEEDLENRPSHHDGEHDHDHDDEINSICLTFDQPLNPKTLIQRLQNLVEREEIYRIKGFVNVANKPMRMVLQGVGQRFESFFDRPWKPDESRQTRLVFIGQGLERERLTGIFEG, from the coding sequence ATGCCAGCGAAACTACCCGTCACCGTCATTACTGGATTTTTGGGGGCCGGAAAAACAACCCTAATTCGTCATCTCTTGCAACATAACCAGGGCCGCCGCATTGCCGTTTTGGTCAATGAGTTTGGCGAGGTGGGCATCGATGGAGACCTGTTACGCTCTTGTCAGGTTTGTGATGAGGACGAGGATAGCGGCTCCAATATTTTAGAGTTAGCCAACGGCTGTCTCTGTTGTACGGTTCAGGAAGAATTTTTACCGACGATGCAGGAACTCCTGTTACGTCGCGATCGCCTTGATAATATCGTCATTGAAACCTCGGGACTGGCCCTACCGAAACCTCTGGTTCAAGCCTTCCGTTGGCAAGAAATTCGCACTGGGGCCACCGTCGATGGGGTGGTAACGGTGGTCGATTGTGAAGCCATCGCCGAGGATCGTCTGGTGAGCGATTTACCCGCGTTGGAGGCGCAACGGCAAGCGGATGACAGTTTGGAACATGAGACGCCGCTTGAGGAGTTGTTTGAGGATCAACTCAATTGTGCGGATATGGTATTGCTGACGAAGTGCGATCGCGTGGCAGATGATCGCTATTATCAGATCCGAACCTGGCTAGAGTCTCAGGTTCGCCCAGGGGTGAAGTTAGTTCCCTGTCATCAAGGGGAGATTGAGTCAAGTGTCTTGTTGGGCTTTAATGCCTCTGTCGAAGAGGATTTAGAGAATCGCCCCAGTCATCATGATGGGGAGCATGACCATGATCATGATGATGAGATTAACTCGATTTGTCTGACCTTTGATCAGCCCCTGAACCCCAAGACGCTCATCCAGCGACTTCAGAATTTGGTGGAACGGGAGGAGATTTACCGCATTAAAGGCTTTGTGAATGTAGCCAATAAGCCGATGCGGATGGTGTTACAAGGAGTCGGACAACGGTTCGAGTCCTTTTTCGATCGCCCCTGGAAGCCTGACGAATCCCGCCAAACTCGCTTAGTCTTTATTGGCCAAGGGTTGGAGCGGGAGCGATTGACTGGGATTTTTGAGGGGTAG